In a genomic window of Pangasianodon hypophthalmus isolate fPanHyp1 chromosome 1, fPanHyp1.pri, whole genome shotgun sequence:
- the fzd8a gene encoding frizzled-8a, producing the protein MERYLSGIYLLLLALLTLRRSSGATAKELSCQEIAVPLCKGIGYNYTYMPNQFNHDTQDEAGLEVHQFWPLVEIQCSADLRFFLCSMYTPICLEDYKKPLPPCRSVCERARAGCAPLMRQYGFPWPDRMRCELLPVQGNPDTLCMDYNRTDATTAAPVLPKPTGYPGRAHGGGRGASGGHAKRKPAPQPCEAGCQCRAPMVRVSSERHPLYNRVKTGRTPNCAMPCHNPFFTPDERAFTAFWIGLWSVLCFVSTFATVATFLIDMERFKYPERPIIFLSACYMFVSVGYIVRLIAGHERVACSREHDVEHVHYETTGPALCTVVFLLIYFFGMASSIWWVILSLTWFLAAGMKWGNEAIASYSQYFHLAAWLIPSMKSIAVLALSSVDGDPVAGICYVGNQNLDNLRGFVLAPLLIYLCIGAMFLLAGFVSLFRIRSVIKQGGTKTDKLEKLMIRIGVFTVLYTVPAAVIVACYFYEQHNRQRWETAHNCACALDRERDAERPDYAVFMLKYFMCLAVGITSGVWVWSGKTVESWRALCARCCRCRWAGKGASSSAYSDVSAGLTWRSGTASSVSCAKQMPLSRV; encoded by the coding sequence ATGGAGCGCTACCTGTCGGGCATCtacctgctgctgctggcgCTCTTGACTCTGCGGCGATCGAGCGGCGCCACGGCCAAGGAGCTGAGCTGCCAGGAGATCGCCGTGCCGCTGTGCAAGGGCATCGGCTACAACTACACCTACATGCCGAACCAGTTCAACCACGACACGCAGGACGAGGCGGGCCTGGAGGTGCACCAGTTCTGGCCGCTGGTGGAGATTCAGTGCTCGGCAGACCTCCGCTTTTTCCTGTGCAGCATgtacacacccatctgtctggAGGACTACAAGAAGCCGCTGCCGCCGTGCCGCAGCGTGTGCGAGCGCGCCCGGGCCGGCTGCGCGCCTCTCATGCGCCAGTACGGCTTCCCGTGGCCCGACCGCATGCGCTGCGAGCTGCTGCCCGTGCAGGGCAACCCGGACACGCTGTGCATGGACTACAACCGGACGGACGCCACTACCGCCGCGCCAGTGCTCCCGAAACCCACGGGTTACCCGGGAAGGGCGCACGGAGGCGGCCGCGGCGCTAGTGGAGGACACGCCAAGCGCAAGCCGGCGCCGCAGCCGTGCGAGGCCGGGTGTCAGTGTCGCGCGCCGATGGTGCGTGTGAGCAGCGAGAGGCACCCGCTGTACAACCGCGTGAAAACGGGAAGAACGCCGAACTGCGCTATGCCCTGCCATAACCCGTTCTTTACCCCAGACGAGCGGGCGTTTACAGCCTTCTGGATCGGCTTGTGGTCTGTGCTGTGCTTCGTGAGCACTTTTGCCACGGTGGCCACATTCCTGATTGACATGGAGAGATTTAAGTACCCAGAGCGACCCATCATCTTCCTCTCCGCGTGCTACATGTTTGTCTCAGTGGGTTACATCGTGCGTCTGATCGCAGGCCACGAGCGGGTTGCCTGCAGCCGAGAACATGACGTCGAACACGTCCACTATGAGACCACAGGTCCAGCGCTGTGCACCGTCGTCTTCCTGCTGATCTACTTCTTCGGCATGGCTAGCTCCATATGGTGGGTGATCCTGTCCCTCACATGGTTCCTGGCGGCGGGTATGAAGTGGGGCAACGAGGCCATCGCAAGCTACTCTCAGTACTTCCACCTGGCTGCATGGCTCATCCCGAGCATGAAGTCCATAGCTGTCCTGGCGCTGAGCTCGGTGGACGGCGACCCTGTTGCGGGCATCTGCTACGTGGGCAACCAGAACCTGGACAACCTGCGGGGCTTCGTGCTCGCACCATTACTCATCTACTTGTGCATCGGAGCCATGTTTCTGCTCGCTGGGTTTGTGTCACTGTTTCGCATCCGCAGTGTCATCAAGCAGGGTGGCACGAAAACAGACAAGCTTGAGAAACTCATGATTCGCATCGGGGTGTTTACTGTGCTCTACACAGTGCCCGCTGCTGTCATCGTGGCCTGCTACTTCTATGAGCAGCACAACCGGCAGCGCTGGGAGACAGCACACAACTGCGCCTGTGCTCTGGACCGTGAGCGTGATGCAGAGAGGCCTGACTACGCTGTGTTTATGCTCAAGTACTTCATGTGCCTGGCTGTGGGCATCACGTCAGGCGTGTGGGTCTGGTCAGGGAAGACTGTTGAGTCATGGCGGGCGCTGTGCGCGCGCTGCTGCCGCTGCCGCTGGGCGGGCAAGGGTGCGAGCAGCTCGGCATACAGCGACGTGAGCGCAGGACTGACGTGGCGCTCAGGCACAGCCAGCTCGGTCTCCTGCGCCAAGCAGATGCCTTTGTCCCGGGTCTAG